CCTCTCCTTGAAGCTGACGTCGGGCACGCGCCACCGCATCGTGCCGCGTCCGCAGGCCGCGGATCCGGTCCCGCGCCGCGCGCTGCTGCTCCGCGCCCTGCCGCAGCAGCACCTCAGCGAAGCGCTGCTCGCCAAATACCTGGCGCCGATCCTGGGTGAGCTGCAGAAGACGATCCGCACCTCGCTCCCCGAACCGCGCATCGAGCAGATCGGCGCGCCGGTCGAGCGGCCGGCGGTCAGCGTCGTCGTCCCGCTCTATCGCAACCTGTCGTTCCTTCGCGCGCAGATAGCGGCCTTCGCCGCCGATCCGTCTTTCGCCGGCGCCGAGCTTATCTATGTCCTCGACTCGCCGGAGCAGGCGGCCGATGTGCTCCACCTGATGCAGGGGCTGCATCTGGTCTACGCGCTGCCGATGGCGCTGGTCGTGATGGCGCGGAACGGCGGCTACGCCGCCGCCTGCAACGCCGGCGCCCGCGTCGCGCGCGCCCCAACGCTGGCGATGCTCAACTCCGACGTCATCCCGGCCTCGTCCGGCTGGCTCGATCTGCTCGCCGCGCGCCTGTCGCCGAGGATCGGCATCTGCGGCCCGAAGCTGCTGTACGAGGACAACTCGATCCAGCACGCCGGCATGTACTTCTCGCTGAATCAGTTCGGCCGCTGGATCAACAATCATTTCTACAAGGGCCTGCCGCGCGCCTATGCGCCGGCGACGGTGGATCGCCTCGTGCCGGCGGTGACCGGCGCCTGCCTGTTCGTCCGTCGCGATGTCTTTGAGTCGGTCGGCGGCTTCACGGAGGACTACGTCATCGGCGACTATGAGGACAGCGACCTGTGCCTGAAGGTGCGGCGCGCCGGCTACGAGATCGCCTACGTCGCGAGCGCCGAGCTCTACCACCTCGAGCGCCAGTCCATCCGCCAGAACGAGGATTACATGCGCGGCTCGGCCGATCGCTACAACAGTTGGCTGCATGCCTCCCGCTGGGCGGACGACATGCGCCGACTGATGGCGGCGGCCGGCGGCGCGCCATTGAGGAGTGCCGCATGAGCGCCGCGCTGCAAGTCGTAACGACGCCGGAAGAATCCCCGCCGCCGATCCGCTGGCTCATCGACGCCGTCCGGCGCAATCGCTTCATGCCGTTCCCGCCGCAGGATCGCCTGTTCGTAGGCGACGGCGACTATCGCGCCATCGGCGCCGAGTTTCTCGGCCACGCGGTGGAGCTCGGCGGCCTGCGTCCCGATGCGCACGTGCTCGACATCGGCTGCGGCATCGGCCGGCTCGCGGTGCCCATGACCCAGTACCTCGATCCCGAGCGCGGCACCTACGACGGCGTCGATCCGGTCAAGGCCGGCATCGACTGGTGCGACGGCATCGTGACGCCGGCCTATCCTAACTTCCGCTTCCAGCACCTCGACATCCGGCACGCCATCTACAACCCGACGGGCACCGTCGCCGGCGCCGAGGTGACGCTGCCTTTCGCCGCTGCCGCCTTCGATTTCGTCGCGCTGATCTCGGTCGCGACGCACCTGCCGGCGGCGGAACTCCGCCGCTACGCCGTCGAGACCGCGCGCGTCCTGGCGCCGGGCGGCACCGTCATGCTGACCGCGTTCGTGATGACGCTGAATTCCGACGCGCCGTCGCGCACGCGCGACCCGCGTCTCGACTTCAAGCGCGTCGAGGGCGGGCCGGAGTGGCACGTCGACAAGGTCAATCCGCTGGGCGCCGTCGCCTTCGACGACGGTCTCATCGAGGAGGTCGTGGACGCCGCCGGTCTCGAGGTGCGGCGGAAGTCGCTCGGCCGCTGGCGCGGACGTCCGTCGGCGCATTTCCAGGACATCTTCATCATCGGCCACAAGCAGGCGAAATGACCAACCCGCGCATTCTCGTCGTCGCACACAATCACCCGGCGTTTCATCCCGGCGGGACCGAGATCGTCGCGCACGATCTGTTCCAGGCCTACAAGCGCGCCGGCTGGGACGCGCTGTTCCTCGCCGCGACCAACCAGATCCACCGCGAGCCGCGCCCCGGCACCAGCTTTCAGGCCGTCGGCGACGCCGCCGACGAGATCATCCTGTGGGCCGGCCACTTCGACCGTTTCGCCATCAGCCAGATCGACCTGCACGGCGTCGTGCCCGATCTGATCAACCTGCTCGAGCAGTTCCGTCCCGACGTCGTCGAGATCCATCATCTGCTGCTCGTCGGCGCGGAGTTTCCGGCGCTCGTCCGCCGCGTGCTGCCCAACGCGCGCATCGTCTTCATGCTGCACGACTACTACCCGATCTGCGCCAACGAGGGCCTGATGGTCCGCACCAAGGACCACGCGCGCTGCCTCGATGCGTCGCCGGATCGCTGCCACGCCTGCTTCACGGAGATATCGGCGGCGACGTTCCGGCTGCGCGAGCTGAACCTCAAATCGCACCTCGTCGCGGTCGACACCTTCATCAGCCCCAGCCAGTTCCTCAAGGATCGCTACATCGACTGGGGCATCCCGGCCGAGCGCATCGAGGTGATCGAGAACGGCCACCCGGCGGAGGATCCGGTGCCGCATCGCGGTCCGCCGTACGTGACGCGCAACGTCTTCGGTTATTTCGGCAATCTCAATCCGTGGAAGGGCGTCAATGTCCTCCTCGACGCCTGCCGCGAGCTCGCCGAATCCGGCGTCGAGTTCGAGCTGCGCGTCCACGGCGCCGCGCTGTTCCAGAGCGACGCCTTCACCGCCGATCTCGAATCGAAATTCGCGCGGGCCGGCGACAGCGTCAGCCGCCTCGGCCAGTACGGCCGCGCCGACGTGCCGTCGCTGATGGCGGAAGTCGATTGGGTCGTCGTGCCGTCGGTGTGGTGGGAGAATGCGCCGCTCACCATCGGCGAGGCCCGCTTCCACGGCCGCCCGGTGATCGCGTCGGGCATCGGCGGCATGGCCGAGCTGGTCGACGACGAGCGCGACGGCCTCCACGTCCGCCCCGGCGATGCGCGCGATCTCGCCCGCGTCATGCGCCGCTGCGCCGAGGATCCCGCCCTGTGGCGGCGGCTGGCGGCAGCATCGACGCGGCCGCCGACGACCGACGAAATCGCGGCGCGCCACATGGCGGCCTTCGGCCACCGGCGCGTGCGCGTCGGCGCGCTGGTGGCGGCCTAGGGAGCCCAGCCATGACCGCCGCCGCCAACAGTCTCTCCGTTCCCACCCCGCCGCCGCTGCCGCAGGTCGCGCCGCTGCGCGGCCGTATCGATGCCATCGACGGCACGCGCGTCTACGGTTGGGCCTGGTATCCGGCCGCGCCGCGCGAACGCATCAGCGTCCGCATCTTCGACGGCGACGAGCAGCTCGCCGTGGCCGTTGCCGACAAGCCGCGCATCGACCTCAGGCGGAACGGCGTCGGCGACGGCGCTCACGCCTTCGACATCGAGTTGCAGCGCCCGGTCTCGCGCGTGCTCCGCGTCGTCGCCATGCATCCGAGCGGTGGGCCCGACCTCGAACTCGACGTGCCGGTGTCGTCCGAACCGACGGCCGAGTCGGCCATCGCCGCATCCTTTGGCCCCATCCTCGACCGCCTCGAGGCGGCGATCGTGGCGCAG
The sequence above is drawn from the Bauldia sp. genome and encodes:
- a CDS encoding class I SAM-dependent methyltransferase; translated protein: MSAALQVVTTPEESPPPIRWLIDAVRRNRFMPFPPQDRLFVGDGDYRAIGAEFLGHAVELGGLRPDAHVLDIGCGIGRLAVPMTQYLDPERGTYDGVDPVKAGIDWCDGIVTPAYPNFRFQHLDIRHAIYNPTGTVAGAEVTLPFAAAAFDFVALISVATHLPAAELRRYAVETARVLAPGGTVMLTAFVMTLNSDAPSRTRDPRLDFKRVEGGPEWHVDKVNPLGAVAFDDGLIEEVVDAAGLEVRRKSLGRWRGRPSAHFQDIFIIGHKQAK
- a CDS encoding glycosyltransferase family 4 protein is translated as MTNPRILVVAHNHPAFHPGGTEIVAHDLFQAYKRAGWDALFLAATNQIHREPRPGTSFQAVGDAADEIILWAGHFDRFAISQIDLHGVVPDLINLLEQFRPDVVEIHHLLLVGAEFPALVRRVLPNARIVFMLHDYYPICANEGLMVRTKDHARCLDASPDRCHACFTEISAATFRLRELNLKSHLVAVDTFISPSQFLKDRYIDWGIPAERIEVIENGHPAEDPVPHRGPPYVTRNVFGYFGNLNPWKGVNVLLDACRELAESGVEFELRVHGAALFQSDAFTADLESKFARAGDSVSRLGQYGRADVPSLMAEVDWVVVPSVWWENAPLTIGEARFHGRPVIASGIGGMAELVDDERDGLHVRPGDARDLARVMRRCAEDPALWRRLAAASTRPPTTDEIAARHMAAFGHRRVRVGALVAA